In Drosophila teissieri strain GT53w chromosome 2R, Prin_Dtei_1.1, whole genome shotgun sequence, the following proteins share a genomic window:
- the LOC122614732 gene encoding serine-rich adhesin for platelets isoform X1: MWPPSSCLWLALVLMVGATQGQSGSREHFEDADKSSEYTDQQYDLRHTIPGEPGLDYPILSAPPKTSFVCKGRHEGYYADVESRCQAFRICAHTARSPQGFGFLCPNGTLFSQKNFVCDWYRNVNCDDSERYYEMNEEKTVGSTHEMMERVRHMMEYPMKTISKALQQTPSQSHNPHHSLSKDLSGASGVLSQPAAIKHNPKSPAVGRGEDVKSEPLNAAQIGSINAEDNEDEGIYVNSLGELSSDPGIQFDHTNAHIVAEYPREYHFQKQKNFAERVNAGLETFTDSESTNSEAMAPDYIKHIRNTKDEAVQQDLVSNINNLLDEVSTDVDPSVSGYQSMAPPKVKQPFRFLSRGFSMQGENGKGSSSSGYGYIKPKQTASTVRFTPNEIPTEDHKSIEHKHKFPKPTSTSSTTSTATESATESIEQLLIAPTLPPAEDEEVSTSVASEVTSTPAAEPLTFLAPPLSTGEESAIESIGQAAALTASLPISEDIVRVEQTTEDSEKIDVHQEAAKLLLAGVQLTSHNVEKPLERNDVVVTSTTTNSPITPVMVTSTEVVTEISSTQERIRGYRRNRPGAMLKRAHIRPLPTVRTTTAATTPRSTTPTRSYLERLAASRLRLSRLSQATRSTTKATTTLPSTTTTPATTTTVSSFQQIRGGAEPGPNKRLTVRDIERETKVAPSKANWESVHSNLQRFQLQRGNRVYTPATRASASSSNAATTSSTTSTPRSYVAATSTRSTVNINRGKNRYSNFKTQAPVQRTRGTTTPSTTLRPTSSLSTLNQHISALASNYNGGYSYNQATQISKPIQQSPSHVYATHTASDIAGHAYQTQTTSSLNPASAFLSFDKLTRAIVDESVLQNFKSAQSQGSNQPQRQQQQQQHQVAKQQHHSLSSSYVKPAAAPAISSLTVPPRPQQTAQSSVLPPPPGIVIARAEGQRIAPNSASNIISSLATQAPVTSSQGNSYVSLNDFINNKFGQSPATSSNVHSAATLQQQQQRVPQQQQQHYQQQATLPLQQQQRQPVVQQQHQSSVQQQRQPVQQQLSFISQQYQQPQQQSIYQQYKQPQPQQQQHFQQQQQQRTTIHTNQQPYLTPNIFVPYQQQQQQLPQFPPLAPPVAVSAGNIAQGPVIAGRHVDHLNVQLPALANGLIPGLQLAQKRSDVSGSQLQLTDNTGKGSLSGSGKSRERAFYAGRTSYDVPQSSVGRLPNDITQQLRRRLRRY, encoded by the exons ATGTGGCCACCCAGCTCCTGCCTGTGGTTGGCTCTCGTCCTCATGGTGGGCGCGACCCAGGGCCAGAGCGGCAGTCGAGAGCACTTCGAGGATGCGGACAAGTCCAGCGAGTACACGGATCAGCAGTACGACCTACGGCACACGATTCCCGGAGAGCCGGGCCTCGACTATCCCATTCTAAGTGCCCCGCCAAAGACCAGCTTTGTGTGCAAGGGAAGACATGAAG GTTACTACGCGGATGTGGAAAGTCGCTGCCAGGCCTTCCGCATTTGTGCCCATACTGCCCGCTCACCACAAGGATTCGGTTTCCTCTGCCCCAATGGAACGCTCTTCAGCCAGAAGAACTTTGTCTGCGATTGGTACCGCAATGTGAACTGCGATGACTCGGAGAGGTACTATGAAATGAACGAGGAGAAAACCGTGGGCAGCACCCACGAAATGATGGAGCGAGTGCGTCACATGATGGAATACCCTATGAAAACCATTTCGAAGGCCTTGCAACAAACCCCATCCCAGTCGCACAATCCGCACCACAGTCTTAGCAAAGATTTGAGTGGAGCTAGTGGTGTTTTGAGCCAACCTGCAGCCATCAAGCACAATCCTAAGTCCCCAGCTGTTGGACGCGGTGAGGACGTGAAAAGTGAGCCACTAAATGCGGCGCAAATAGGTAGCATAAACGCCGAGGACAACGAAGACGAGGGTATTTATGTGAACAGCTTGGGAGAACTTTCGTCAGATCCAGGCATTCAGTTTGATCACACCAATGCCCACATCGTGGCCGAATATCCCAGGGAATATCACttccaaaagcaaaagaactTTGCCGAGCGTGTTAACGCGGGCTTGGAGACCTTTACCGATTCGGAATCAACCAATTCAGAGGCTATGGCACCCGATTACATCAAGCATATCAGAAATACGAAGGACGAGGCCGTGCAACAAGATCTTGTATCGAATATTAACAATCTGCTGGATGAGGTATCCACCGATGTGGATCCCTCCGTTTCCGGCTATCAATCAATGGCGCCGCCGAAAGTTAAGCAACCATTCCGATTCCTAAGTCGTGGCTTCTCCATGCAGGGCGAAAACGGAAAGGGTAGCTCATCTTCGGGCTATGGCTACATTAAACCCAAGCAAACGGCCAGCACTGTGAGATTTACG ccCAATGAGATACCCACCGAAGATCACAAATCCATTGAGCACAAACACAAGTTTCCCAAACCAACAAGTACCAGCAGCACCACTTCTACAGCCACTGAGTCAGCCACTGAGTCAATAGAACAACTGCTGATAGCACCAACTTTGCCACCCgctgaggatgaggaagtaAGCACGTCAGTGGCATCTGAGGTCACCTCAACCCCGGCCGCGGAACCACTCACGTTTTTGGCACCACCACTGTCTACCGGGGAAGAGTCGGCCATCGAATCCATTGGACAGGCAGCTGCTCTCACTGCCAGTCTGCCCATCAGTGAGGATATAGTCCGAGTGGAGCAGACTACCGAAGACTCTGAGAAGATTGATGTGCATCAAGAGGCCGCcaagctgctgctggcaggTGTGCAGCTGACCTCCCACAATGTTGAGAAGCCGTTGGAAAGGAACGATGTGGTGGTTACCAGTACCACAACAAACAGCCCCATCACGCCAGTCATGGTCACATCCACCGAAGTGGTGACCGAGATCAGTAGCACTCAGGAACGGATTCGTGGCTACCGCAGGAATCGGCCCGGCGCCATGTTGAAGCGTGCCCACATTCGCCCCTTGCCCACTGTGCGAACCACAACAGCGGCTACCACGCCAAGGAGCACAACACCCACAAGAAGCTACCTGGAACGCCTGGCCGCCAGCAGGTTGCGACTTTCTCGACTATCCCAAGCCACCAGGAGCACCACAAAGGCAACAACGACCTTGCCCAGCACCACAACCACCCCGGCGACAACCACTACAGTGTCCTCCTTCCAACAGATTCGCGGTGGAGCCGAACCAGGTCCGAATAAGAGGCTAACAGTGCGCGATATTGAACGTGAGACAAAGGTGGCGCCAAGCAAGGCCAACTGGGAAAGCGTCCACAGCAACCTGCAACGCTTCCAGTTGCAACGCGGCAATCGCGTGTACACACCGGCAACACGAGCCTCAGCCAGCAGCAGTAATGCGGcaaccaccagcagcaccaccagcactcCTAGAAGCTATGTTGCGGCCACATCTACGCGATCCACCGTTAACATTAATCGCGGCAAGAATCGCTACTCCAACTTCAAGACCCAGGCACCCGTGCAAAGAACTCGGGGTACCACCACACCGAGCACCACTCTGCGCCCCACATCCTCGCTGTCTACGCTGAACCAACATATCTCGGCGCTGGCTTCGAACTATAATGGTGGCTATAGTTACAACCAGGCCACGCAAATCAGCAAACCCATCCAACAATCACCATCACATGTCTATGCCACACACACGGCCAGCGATATTGCTGGGCACGCCTATCAAACCCAAACCACATCCAGTCTTAATCCCGCCTCCGCTTTCCTATCCTTTGACAAGTTAACCCGTGCCATTGTTGACGAATCCGTTTTACAGAATTTTAAGAGTGCCCAGTCGCAGGGTTCCAATCAAccgcagcgccagcagcagcagcagcaacaccaagtGGCCAAGCAGCAACACCACTCGCTTAGCAGCAGCTACGTtaagccagcagcagcgccag CTATTTCCAGTCTGACTGTGCCACCACGCCCCCAGCAAACAGCGCAGTCATCTGTGCTGCCTCCTCCACCAGGAATTGTGATCGCACGAGCTGAAGGCCAGCGCATTGCGCCCAACTCCGCCAGCAACATCATTTCCAGCTTGGCCACTCAAGCACCAGTGACCAGCAGCCAAGGCAACTCCTATGTCTCGCTCAACGATTTCATTAACAACAAATTTGGCCAGAGTCCCGCCACCAGCAGCAATGTCCATTCTGCTGCCactttgcagcagcagcaacagcgtgtgccgcaacaacagcagcaacactatCAGCAGCAAGCAACTCTGcctttgcagcagcagcaacggcaacctgtggtgcagcagcaacatcagtcc tctgtgcagcagcagcgccagcctgtgcagcagcaactgagCTTCATCTCGCAACAATACcaacagccgcaacagcagAGCATCTACCAGCAATATaagcagccacagccgcagcagcagcagcacttccagcagcagcaacagcaacgcaCCACGATTCACACCAATCAGCAGCCCTATCTAACGCCCAACATTTTCGTGccctaccagcagcagcagcagcagttgcccCAATTCCCGCCGTTGGCTCCGCCCGTGGCGGTGTCCGCTGGAAACATTGCCCAGGGACCGGTAATAGCCGGACGCCATGTGGATCACCTGAATGTGCAGCTGCCCGCGCTGGCCAATGGCTTGATACCTGGCCTGCAGTTGGCCCAAAAGCGGAGCGACGTTTCGGGCAGTCAGCTGCAGCTTACGGACAACACGGGCAAGGGCAGCTTGTCCGGATCTGGCAAGAGCCGG
- the LOC122614732 gene encoding RNA polymerase II degradation factor 1 isoform X2, producing the protein MWPPSSCLWLALVLMVGATQGQSGSREHFEDADKSSEYTDQQYDLRHTIPGEPGLDYPILSAPPKTSFVCKGRHEGYYADVESRCQAFRICAHTARSPQGFGFLCPNGTLFSQKNFVCDWYRNVNCDDSERYYEMNEEKTVGSTHEMMERVRHMMEYPMKTISKALQQTPSQSHNPHHSLSKDLSGASGVLSQPAAIKHNPKSPAVGRGEDVKSEPLNAAQIGSINAEDNEDEGIYVNSLGELSSDPGIQFDHTNAHIVAEYPREYHFQKQKNFAERVNAGLETFTDSESTNSEAMAPDYIKHIRNTKDEAVQQDLVSNINNLLDEVSTDVDPSVSGYQSMAPPKVKQPFRFLSRGFSMQGENGKGSSSSGYGYIKPKQTASTVRFTNFKSAQSQGSNQPQRQQQQQQHQVAKQQHHSLSSSYVKPAAAPAISSLTVPPRPQQTAQSSVLPPPPGIVIARAEGQRIAPNSASNIISSLATQAPVTSSQGNSYVSLNDFINNKFGQSPATSSNVHSAATLQQQQQRVPQQQQQHYQQQATLPLQQQQRQPVVQQQHQSSVQQQRQPVQQQLSFISQQYQQPQQQSIYQQYKQPQPQQQQHFQQQQQQRTTIHTNQQPYLTPNIFVPYQQQQQQLPQFPPLAPPVAVSAGNIAQGPVIAGRHVDHLNVQLPALANGLIPGLQLAQKRSDVSGSQLQLTDNTGKGSLSGSGKSRERAFYAGRTSYDVPQSSVGRLPNDITQQLRRRLRRY; encoded by the exons ATGTGGCCACCCAGCTCCTGCCTGTGGTTGGCTCTCGTCCTCATGGTGGGCGCGACCCAGGGCCAGAGCGGCAGTCGAGAGCACTTCGAGGATGCGGACAAGTCCAGCGAGTACACGGATCAGCAGTACGACCTACGGCACACGATTCCCGGAGAGCCGGGCCTCGACTATCCCATTCTAAGTGCCCCGCCAAAGACCAGCTTTGTGTGCAAGGGAAGACATGAAG GTTACTACGCGGATGTGGAAAGTCGCTGCCAGGCCTTCCGCATTTGTGCCCATACTGCCCGCTCACCACAAGGATTCGGTTTCCTCTGCCCCAATGGAACGCTCTTCAGCCAGAAGAACTTTGTCTGCGATTGGTACCGCAATGTGAACTGCGATGACTCGGAGAGGTACTATGAAATGAACGAGGAGAAAACCGTGGGCAGCACCCACGAAATGATGGAGCGAGTGCGTCACATGATGGAATACCCTATGAAAACCATTTCGAAGGCCTTGCAACAAACCCCATCCCAGTCGCACAATCCGCACCACAGTCTTAGCAAAGATTTGAGTGGAGCTAGTGGTGTTTTGAGCCAACCTGCAGCCATCAAGCACAATCCTAAGTCCCCAGCTGTTGGACGCGGTGAGGACGTGAAAAGTGAGCCACTAAATGCGGCGCAAATAGGTAGCATAAACGCCGAGGACAACGAAGACGAGGGTATTTATGTGAACAGCTTGGGAGAACTTTCGTCAGATCCAGGCATTCAGTTTGATCACACCAATGCCCACATCGTGGCCGAATATCCCAGGGAATATCACttccaaaagcaaaagaactTTGCCGAGCGTGTTAACGCGGGCTTGGAGACCTTTACCGATTCGGAATCAACCAATTCAGAGGCTATGGCACCCGATTACATCAAGCATATCAGAAATACGAAGGACGAGGCCGTGCAACAAGATCTTGTATCGAATATTAACAATCTGCTGGATGAGGTATCCACCGATGTGGATCCCTCCGTTTCCGGCTATCAATCAATGGCGCCGCCGAAAGTTAAGCAACCATTCCGATTCCTAAGTCGTGGCTTCTCCATGCAGGGCGAAAACGGAAAGGGTAGCTCATCTTCGGGCTATGGCTACATTAAACCCAAGCAAACGGCCAGCACTGTGAGATTTACG AATTTTAAGAGTGCCCAGTCGCAGGGTTCCAATCAAccgcagcgccagcagcagcagcagcaacaccaagtGGCCAAGCAGCAACACCACTCGCTTAGCAGCAGCTACGTtaagccagcagcagcgccag CTATTTCCAGTCTGACTGTGCCACCACGCCCCCAGCAAACAGCGCAGTCATCTGTGCTGCCTCCTCCACCAGGAATTGTGATCGCACGAGCTGAAGGCCAGCGCATTGCGCCCAACTCCGCCAGCAACATCATTTCCAGCTTGGCCACTCAAGCACCAGTGACCAGCAGCCAAGGCAACTCCTATGTCTCGCTCAACGATTTCATTAACAACAAATTTGGCCAGAGTCCCGCCACCAGCAGCAATGTCCATTCTGCTGCCactttgcagcagcagcaacagcgtgtgccgcaacaacagcagcaacactatCAGCAGCAAGCAACTCTGcctttgcagcagcagcaacggcaacctgtggtgcagcagcaacatcagtcc tctgtgcagcagcagcgccagcctgtgcagcagcaactgagCTTCATCTCGCAACAATACcaacagccgcaacagcagAGCATCTACCAGCAATATaagcagccacagccgcagcagcagcagcacttccagcagcagcaacagcaacgcaCCACGATTCACACCAATCAGCAGCCCTATCTAACGCCCAACATTTTCGTGccctaccagcagcagcagcagcagttgcccCAATTCCCGCCGTTGGCTCCGCCCGTGGCGGTGTCCGCTGGAAACATTGCCCAGGGACCGGTAATAGCCGGACGCCATGTGGATCACCTGAATGTGCAGCTGCCCGCGCTGGCCAATGGCTTGATACCTGGCCTGCAGTTGGCCCAAAAGCGGAGCGACGTTTCGGGCAGTCAGCTGCAGCTTACGGACAACACGGGCAAGGGCAGCTTGTCCGGATCTGGCAAGAGCCGG